Sequence from the Candidatus Atribacteria bacterium ADurb.Bin276 genome:
GCTGTTTGAGACGGGGATGTAGCTAGCGGGGTTCGTTATCCAGGAAACTGGGCTCATCACTCGGGCTCTTGAAATACCACCCTGGTTTTTATAGTACCAAGACATATTTGCTAATTGAAATGGGATTGTGGTTCTTCCAGCATGATCCTACAGTTATTGTATTCGCAAAACCCTCGTGATAAGGCTTTAATTTTTATTTCTTATGTTTCAATAAAAAGGAAAATGTTTTCTCTTTTTTTCCAAAGAATACTTAAAGATAGAGGAATTTAAATTTTAGATGATTCTCTTTGATTTTAGATAGATAAGAAAGAAATACTTGCACCCTCACTGTGATTCTACTCCACAATGGAGAGGAAGAAAAAAACTAATTAGTATGGGTGAGAATTAATTTGAAATAAAAAATGCTCTCCACTTTGGTAGGGGTGATAAAGAATAATGTTAAAGAGATAATAAAATACATCTCATTCCATCTTCATTTTACCAAAGGGAGAGACTTATTCATGGTTATTTGAATATTTCTGGTGATATAAATCTGGTTCTAAAAACATTGGCAATCTAAATTCTAAGCAGAACTCAAAACGTAACATTATTTTTAAAAAATCGGGTTTAATTTGTTTCTGAAATTAATGATTTTCCCATCATCTTGTCCATAATAGGAATGAGAAAAGTTCATTAAGATGGTAATCGTTCTGACCATCTGGTTAAATAATTCCCGACTAATCTTATCCCTGTATCCAACAGAGAAGATAATATTCCTAAAAGCAATATACCAAGCATGATGTTTTCTGTTTTCAAAGTTCTTCTCGCTAACATAACAACATACCCAATACCTGACTGAGCTCCCATATATTCTGCTGCAATTGCTAATGAAAAGGAGAGGGCAGATGCAACTCTTAATCCAGCAATAATATGTGGGATAATAGCAGGCATAATAATAGTTTTATAAATTGAATTGTTTCTTGCGCCTAAGGTTTGAGCCGCTTTTACGTAAATCGGGGGTACATTTCGGATTGCTTCAACAGTATTTACAATCATGACCAAAGCGCAACCAACTATAATCAATAAAATTTTCCCTAAATCTCCAATCCCAAACCAAAGTATAAAGAAAGGTATGGTAGCAATTGGTGGTACAGGTCTTGATGACTCAACCAATGGATTTAAATATTTATTAACAGAAGGATTTAAACCCATAAATAAACCAAAGCCAATACCAGCAATGCTTCCAACCAAAAATCCAGTTAAAACTCTAAACATAGTGGCGCCAATATGGTTAAGAACTGTAAAACGAAGCTCATAAAAAGCATTAATGACCATTAATGGTGTTGGGAATTTAATTGGTGGAATAAAATATTTGGTTAAAAAATACCAACATATAATAA
This genomic interval carries:
- the ssuC gene encoding putative aliphatic sulfonates transport permease protein SsuC, translating into MSLSSQSIKGGIQKKESKKRTNGWIPALVSFAIFIICWYFLTKYFIPPIKFPTPLMVINAFYELRFTVLNHIGATMFRVLTGFLVGSIAGIGFGLFMGLNPSVNKYLNPLVESSRPVPPIATIPFFILWFGIGDLGKILLIIVGCALVMIVNTVEAIRNVPPIYVKAAQTLGARNNSIYKTIIMPAIIPHIIAGLRVASALSFSLAIAAEYMGAQSGIGYVVMLARRTLKTENIMLGILLLGILSSLLDTGIRLVGNYLTRWSERLPS